A segment of the Mugil cephalus isolate CIBA_MC_2020 chromosome 13, CIBA_Mcephalus_1.1, whole genome shotgun sequence genome:
aacatgaaatttgaaagaaaacaaaaaccaagtGCACTCTCAAAAAGTATACcgatgaaaatataaatataaggaCATTCTGTACATACAGTGTGGAATGGGAATTAAACTTACTAAAAATTGCCAAATTATAAAATGCAGACAGTGAGATAGGTTGTGCAAAATAAGACATTGCAAACAAAGCTGATTATTTGTACAAACAATAATATCAGActacacactgctgtgtgaaccaatggatgggttaaatggagagaaagaattCCCCACTGAGAGATCAATGGAGGAGAATTAAAATCACATCATATAGACCTTTAATTGAATAAATGATcaacagcagttttatttagCGCTTTATAAGCAACAACAACTAGAATAATGACACATTCAGATTCACTCTTCTAGTTTAGAAACTGTCACCCTGCAGAACGCTCAGCTTTAGAGAGAAACTTGGATCTCTGCTGTCTCAGTGTCAGCTGTACAACAGTTGGTGATGAGCTGCTTTAAAAGGAGGCAACATGCAGCAGACTTCTGCctggatctctgtgttctgcagtcagaaatgacagcagcaccacctgctggccaCTGCCTCCTACTACCACACCTAAACtaaaacttctacttcctgcctacatgaagctgactgtgtACATGCTGTCGTTATTCATGCTGTTCATCTGGTGATTCCTGAAGCTGCattctgcaacaacacagtgaggccAAAATCTTGTCTGTGGTTCCTTTCGtcatgaaaatgtataaaatcaagTCGGCAAGAGGACTCAGCTGAATGAGAATCTCAGACACTATGATGAATCTAGAATTCATTATGTCTTTTCCTGACAGTAACCAAATGATGCTGGGCATGAACAGCagtgtgtaaataagcagcactacGACCAGAACTGACACAATTCTCCTTTTTTcatcagaggagacactgatggaTCCAGACAGGGCTTTAAGAGTCCCacccaggaagaagatgaacagagggagggggaggaggaggtagacaCCTACGATGGCTTGTGTGGTCAACAAATCAACCATGAAATACAACGGGATGATACAAACAAGAGGGAGGATCCAGACTAGGACACAGAACACCACAGAGgtcttgatgttttttctgAATCTGTACCACAGCGGCCAGACGATGACCAGatacctgtaatgaaagacagacacacatagacagtctttgaggagcatcagatttatagactaataaaatggttagacacagacatagatacacacaaactggatcagacagatagttacctttctagggagatacacaccatgaagccaacGCTGGACAACAGAGTATAATGATGAAGACCAAAGAAAATGACTGTctctgagttttttttgtcagtcacCCAACCAATCATGCAGAGGAGTTGAATGATGtcagaaatgaggaggttgaTGACGTAGACTGGAGCACCGTGATCCtctctgacctgcaggaaaacattggtaaaaggaactaaagcagttgttaacatgttctgaacttcacctcctccaaatatgacatctggctctgagcagaaactgcagtcagagacatttatcCATCTAAAAACCAGATGAACCAAGACTTTTACACCTGAGCCGAGTCAAAGACAATCATTTactgacagactgtacacaacacatcattataaatacGCACATCTGTTATAATGGACTCACCAGAGACGACAGTGAGTAGATGGCCAGTAGGGTCAAAGGAAGGCTGATGCAGATGATGATCCATGTAGAAACACATAGGATGAATCCCTCGTTTCCTTCATAGCAGAAAAAAGCATTGCAGAATCGGAAATAAGAGTCGGAATCATTGTGGTTGAAGCTATTTTCATCATAACTTCCTTTGCCTGTGGTGTTAATGCTAAAATGTTCCATTGTTCAGTGTGAATCCTGAATCCTCACTCTAGAGTTGGTTCTGttctctgcatctaaacagtccacagcagaatgtgacatatAGGAAGCTACACTTAAACAAATTTGTTCATCTGAGGAAGTGATATATTTGGTCAGACAGGATTAAAATNNNNNNNNNNNNNNNNNNNNNNNNNNNNNNNNNNNNNNNNNNNNNNNNNNNNNNNNNNNNNNNNNNNNNNNNNNNNNNNNNNNNNNNNNNNNNNNNNNNNNNNNNNNNNNNNNNNNNNNNNNNNNNNNNNNNNNNNNNNNNNNNNNNNNNNNNNNNNNNNNNNNNNNNNNNNNNNNNNNNNNNNNNNNNNNNNNNNNNNNNNNNNNNNNNNNNNNNNNNNNNNNNNNNNNNNNNNNNNNNNNNNNNNNNNNNNNNNNNNNNNNNNNNNNNNNNNNNNNNNNNNNNNNNNNNNNNNNNNNNNNNNNNNNNNNNNNNNNNNNNNNNNNNNNNNNNNNNNNNNNNNNNNNNNNNNNNNNNNNNNNNNNNNNNNNNNNNNNNNNNNNNNNNNNNNNNNNNNNNNNNNNNNNNNNNNNNNNNNNNNNNNNNNNNNNNNNNNNNNNNNNNNNNNNNNNNNNNNNNNNNNNNNNNNNNNNNNNNNNNNNNNNNNNNNNNNNNNNNNNGACTCTCAGTCTCATCCACAGCCATCATCAGTTACCTGTTAGTGTCCACCAAGAATTCTCTGTATGCACAtctgacacatttcactgtgaTTAAACTTCCCTCTGCAAGAGGAGCAGAGTAGTCCTGAATTTACAGCATGTCTTATTTATTACTTGTGCAAAAGTGcttgtgagaagaaaaaaaaaaatacttattgagattcttaaatttaagtttgtctcatttcttcttttggctctgaaaaaaagacacttttaaaaTTTAACCTGAACACACAATACGAAACTGAAGAGAATGGTAACAGTCAGGCATGAATGTAATGTCAGTTGCCGCCTTTCCATTTACCCTAGAAATGCCTAAATATCTCTATTATAATCACAATAATGGAAAAACAAGATTCTATTTGATTGgattagtattttttatgcaGTGTAAGATACTTCCTCTGGACGCCTTCATGGCCAAAAatgccccattgacttccattataactacattttctAATCTGACTGTTATTCCAGTATAGAACGATGCATTGTGTAATGTCAGCATTTATTTAGAAGAAAAGtagtgatatttgacatttttacagtttttgatCAGATTCAGCTATTTCCCCATTGTAGGCCGATGCatgaaattcttgtaaatttcatgCACCTACATTTCCAAAAACCTCTCagatatctaaagctaaaacatttctaTGCTGTCATGGTGacttttcagatgtatcgatattacagtttatcacaaaagttaATTTTCCATTTCCCCGTCACTGacatcactggagatgacgcagggggtcatgtgaccagtttatttcaagtccatcttcctcaaagtgacggaAATTTAACAGAATTATGAGATATCATGATAcgagactttatgagagttacagctcatttgcaaaacaccttccaatggaaacacatacaaagaacaattgtattttatcaaaatttcagaaatattgcttttattttgcaaaaaagtgtgatgaaaacacagctaCTGAGTCATATATGTATTTACTTGCCTGATCCTCTAACCATTTGATACTCCTGTGCTGAATCCCAGTGCAACTTGCCAGTTGCAGTCACAGAGTCATATTAGAAATATTTACAGCCCCCATAACCATATATTTGCTTTATTGTGATGTGTTTGGGGCCAGTAAAAATAAGAATTGTTTCAAGAAACTTTGCAAAACTTTCTTTTACCAGTGATTTAGCAGTAATAAGGAGTTTTTATAATTCTTTTACTAGGTCCTGTtatagtgtttatttatttttttactctgtgtggctgactggtgtacatatacttaaataaatatggatgtgaagatttatatatatatatagagagagagagcgtttTTTGTATAGTAAAACTATACAAAATATTATagaaatactgtataaaatatCAGAGATTATTACATGCTAGATTTGGCAGCAGTTAACA
Coding sequences within it:
- the LOC125019045 gene encoding proteinase-activated receptor 2-like, producing the protein MEAQNLTQAAKPRPNFARDLYAPEFTVLYRPVIHQECGSTLKDFICQIFQGSSTSLSHFLSEFTMYRNEGFILCVSTWIIICISLPLTLLAIYSLSSLVREDHGAPVYVINLLISDIIQLLCMIGWVTDKKNSETVIFFGLHHYTLLSSVGFMVCISLERYLVIVWPLWYRFRKNIKTSVVFCVLVWILPLVCIIPLYFMVDLLTTQAIVGVYLLLPLPLFIFFLGGTLKALSGSISVSSDEKRRIVSVLVVVLLIYTLLFMPSIIWLLSGKDIMNSRFIIVSEILIQLSPLADLILYIFMTKGTTDKILASLCCCRMQLQESPDEQHE